AAGGCCGGTGAGCGAAAGGCCGCGTCGCGAGACGCGGCCTTTTCGTTTGGAAGAAGAGGCGCAGCTTCGCCGCGCCTCGATCCAGATCGGCTACTAGTTCGGGTTGTTGTCGTTGCAATCGCTGTCGAGCAGGCCGACGTCATTGGGCCCGTCGCAAACGTCGTTGTCATCGACAAAATAGTCGACTGCGGCGGCGCCAGCGACGACGGCGCACCCACCCAACGCCATCGGCGCCGTGAGCCCGACGAGGATGATCAAGGCGGTCTTTGCGGAGTTGATGTTCATGTGCGGAGCCCTTCGGTTACGCAGGTCAACCGAACGCTGGGCGCTTTGTTCCTTCACGCCTAGCGCGGGCCAGGGCCGCCGCTCCGCCCAACAAAAAACGCCCCGGCCGAAGCCGGGGCGTTGAGTTGAGAAAGCAAAGATAGAAGGGTTCGGCTTAGAGGCCGAACAGACGGGACAGGCCGCCGCGCACCGAACGATTGTTCGCGCCCGAGCGATCGCGATCCATCAGGGTCGTGCCGCCGAAGTTCCAGCGCGCGCCAACCGAGAACGAATCCGTGTCGAGATCGCCGCCGCCAACATCGAGGTTCGAGTTGGTGTAGGCGCCGAAGAAGCTGACCGGAACGGTGGCGAGTTGGTATTCCGCGCCAACGCCGAGCGACGTCAGATCGCCGTCCGAACCGCCGCCGGCGTCGACCTGACCGAAGCCGACCGTGCCATCGATGCGGAAATTGTCGGTGACGAAGTAGCGGGCTTCGACGTCGAGGGCGATGGTGTCGAGGTCAGAGCCGAGGCCATCGGACTGGCCGTAGCTGAGGGCCGCGCCGAGCGTGGTGCGGTCCATGAAGTACAGACCTTCGAGCGCGAGGGCCCATTCGTCCGTATCGCCAGCGCCCGCGTCGAGGTTCGTGTAGCCGGCGCCAACGCCGAGTTGCCACGCGCCATTGCGGGTGAAGACGTGACCGTCGAGGCCGTAGCCGTCGAGGTCGCCGCCGCCGTCAGCTTCGAAATTGGCGTAGCGGGCGCCGAGTTGAACGCCGAGCGCGTTGGCGTCGAACGCCACCACGCCGTCAATGCCGACGCCGTCGAAATCCGTGGACGGGCCGCCGAGATCGACGCTGCTGTTGTTGTAGGCCGCGCCGACATAACCCGATTGAGCCGAAGCGACGCCAGGCGCCGCGACGGCCAAGAGGGCCGCTGCGCTGATGAGGAATGAACGCATGTAGTAAATCCACCCTGAGTGAGACCCTTCTGGGTCCGGAGCGCGTGACATGGGGGAGGGCCGTGGCGGCTGCAATTGAGTTTACCTCGCCACTGGCCGCATTGCGGTCGGGCGATGCGCCGGAAACACACATAAAGCCAAGGGTTTACCGCAAATTCGCCGCCCGCGCGAGTAGGCGAGCCGACGCTGCACGCGGCAGGCGAACATGCATCCATTGGCGCCCGGCGCTGCATCCCCTTACACAGAGGCGGCGTGCGGCCGAAAGGGCGTTTCCGAGAATGCGTGTTCAAACCATTGGCTGGGCTATTTTCGCCGGCGCGGTCGCGTGCGCGCTGCCCGGCGCAGCTTTGGCTCAGACTGGATCGGGCAGCGCCCAGCAGGCTCGCCCCGCCCATCCCGCGCCGCCCGCGCACCCGACACGGCCGCCGACGCCGGAGACGCCGCAGACGGCGCCCGCGCCGCGTGTGATGGTGTTGCCGGCGACGCGTGCAAACCCGCAGCGGACCGTGCGCCTTCAAGGCCAGGAGCTGCGGCTCCGCGATCTGGCCGCGACGTTGATCATTCGCCCCGAGAACCGCACCGACATTTCCATTTCCGTGGTCAATCGCGGGCCGTTGCCGGCGCCAGAGGTGCGCAGCGCAGGCCGTCGCGTCACCATCGACGGCAAGCTGCGCCGCCAGATCGAATCTTGCCGCGTCGATGGCGGCGATTTTGACGCCACACTCGCGCGCCACGGGCGCTTGGACAGCGACCGCCTGCCGGTGATCGAAGTGCGCATGCCGCAAAACGTCGTTGTCAACGGCAATGGCGCGCTGCGGATGCATGTCGGCCGCGCCGAAAGCGCCACCATTCGCCTAGAAGGTTGCGGTGAAGCCGACTTGGAAAGCGTTGAACGCAGCGTCGGCATCGCCGTGCACGGCGATATCGGCGTGCGCGCGTACGACGTTGGTGAGGCCAGCGTGCGCGTCGCCGGCGATGGTGATGTGACTTTGGGCGTGGTTCGCGAAGGGCTCGCCGTCTCGATCGCCGGCAATGGCGATCTGACCGCCGCGCGCGTCGATGGCCCCACCAACATCGCCGTGCAGGGCGAAGGCGACGTCACCATCCGCGGCGGCCGCGCCACGGTGCTGAGCGTGGTGATCGCCGGCGCCGGCGATGTGACCCATAATGGCTCGGCTGAGACCTTGGACGCGGTGATTGTCGGCGGCGGCGACGTCCGGGTGCGCCGTGTCGATGGCGAGATCAGCCGCCGCGTTTTCGGCAGCGGCGACGTCGTCGTCGGCCGTGCCCGCCAAACGGACGAAGCGCAGCGGAACTGAGCCGCTAGCCCGGTACCGCTGTCAGCCCTCTTGTCGCTGGGGGGCGGTTCGGGCATAAGGCCGGGCTTCCGGACCCAACCTGCTTTAATGTGGCGCGAATAATCCGGTCGTGGCCGGCGCGCTCCTATATGCTTGGGGCGTAATCGGGCGGAGGAGTTTAGCTCAGCTGGTAGAGCATCGGTCTCCAAAACCGAGGGTCGTGGGTTCGAGTCCCTCAACTCCTGCCATCCCCGGTCGGCTCTTGGGCGGGTCGGACTCTAGAAATTTGAAACGGATACAATGACGGCTCACGACGACGAGATTGAACCACCAAAGCGCCGCGGCGGACCGTTCGCCTTTTTTGGCGAAGTGCGCGCCGAAGGGCGCAAGGTGACGTGGGCCACGCGTCAGGAAGTGACCGTTTCGACCATCATGGTGCTCATCATGGGCATCGCGGCGGCGATCTTCTTCTTTCTCATCGACTCGCTGATGCGTTTGATCATCACTTGGATTCTGCAAATCTAATGACACTCACTGAGGAGAGAGCGGTGACGACCACCCGCTGGTACATCGTTCACGCCTACTCGAACTTCGAGCAGAAGGTCGCCGAGGCGATCCGAGATCAAGCGTCGCGGCAAGGCCTCGAAGCGCAGTTCGAAGATATCCAAGTGCCGACCGAGGAAGTGACCGAGGTCGTGCGCGGCGTGAAAAAGATTCGGCAGAACCGCCACTTCCCAGGCTACGTGCTGGTGAAGATGGAGATGTCGGACGAAGCCTATCACCTCGTGAAAAACACGCCAAAGGTGACAGGCTTTCTCGGCGCGCAGAACAAACCGCAGCCGGTCAGCGACAAGGAAGTGCAGCGCATTCTCGGCCACGTCGCCGAACAGGGCGCGCAGAAGCCGCGCCAGCTGATCCACTACGAAGTGGGCGAGCGCGTGCGTGTGTCGGATGGGCCGTTCCAGAGCTTCGAAGGCACAGTGTCGGAGGTGGACGAAGACTCAGGCCGTCTCAAAGTGGCGGTGATGATCTTCGGCCGTGAAACGCCGGTGGACCTCGAATACGCGCAGGTCGAAAAGCTGCGCTAGAGCCGAAAGGGTGCGAATGGCGCGTACCCTGTTTGCCTGTTTGGTTTTGACGGTCGGCCTCGCGGCGTGCGCGCCGAGCATGGCCGCGCGCACCTACTCATTTGTGATGCAGGACAACATTCGCCGCGCGCCGTTTGAAATGGCGCCGGGCCTGTTTTACGTCGGCGCCTCGGATATCGCCGTGTTCGCGATCGAGACCGCGGACGGCTTGGTGCTCATCGACGGCGGATACGCGGAGACGGCCCCGCAGGTCGTCGCCAATTTGCGCACGTTGGGCTTCGAACCGAGCGACGTGCGGCTGCTGCTGAACACGCACGCTCACTTTGATCACGCTGCCGGCTTGAGGGCGCTGAAGGATGCAACCGGCGCTGAACTCTACGCGAGCCCGCTTGACGCGAGATTGCTGGAGGGCGGCGGAAGCGGCGATTTTTTCTTCGGGGGCGCCTTTACCTATGACGCGGTTGACGTGGATCGCCGCTTGCGCGACGGCGAAGCCATTTCACATGGGGGCGTCAACTTCACTCCGCACTTTACGCCAGGCCATACTCAAGGCTGCACGTCCTGGTCTTTCCCCGTCCAAGTCGATGGCCAAACGAGGCAGGCGCTGGTTATCTGTTCGCTGTCGCGATTGCTCTATCCTCTCGTGGACAACGAACGATACCCTCACATCGCTTCCGATTTTCGCGGTTCATTCGCGACGCTGCGGGGCCTGCGCTGCGACGTTTTCCTCGGTACGCATGGCAATTTCTTTAACCTATCCGGCAAGCGTCGAAGAATGCGCGCTGGCGCGCCAAACCCGTTCGTCGATCCGGCGGGATGCGCGGCTTTTATCGACCGCGCCGGGCGCCGCTTCGAGCGCGCGCTTGCGCGCCAACTTCGTTAGGCGTGCGCGAAAGCTGCGCTGAACTCACGGTCAAGGCTGGCTGATCGCGGCTTTGTTTTCAACGCGTGCAGCGCGTGCTGACTGCGGCGTCATATTCGGCGCTCGCGGGAATCGCGTTGCTTGAGGCTTTACGTGGCGTAACTGGACTTCGCGAACGATGCGAGGGGATACGCCATGATGAAACTGAGCACGGTGATCGCGCTCGCCTTCGCGCTGGCGGCCGGCGAAGCGTATGCGCAAGGCGCCGGTAGCGATGAAATCATCGTCACGGCGACCAAGCGTGGCGAAGCGCGGGCGCAAGATTTGCCACTCGCCATGAACGCATTTGGCGAATCTGAATTGGCGCGCCGCAATGTCGAAGATCTGCAAAGCCTCTCTTACACGTTGCCGAACGTGCAGTTCGAGGACATCGGCACAGCGCGCGGGATTGCCAATTTCGCCGTTCGCGGCGTTGGCGTGAATTCATCGATCGCGTCGGTCGATCCTGCAGTCGGGCTCTTTGTTGATGGCATCTATTACGGCGTGAACGCCGGCGCGATCACCGACGGTTTCGACGTGGAAGCGATTGAAGTGCTGCGCGGTCCGCAGGGTACGCTCTATGGCCGCAATGTGACCGGCGGCGCGGTGCTGGTGCGAACGCTGGCGCCGACGGACGTATTTGAAGCGCGCGCGCGGCTCGCGGCTGAAACCGGTTTGAACGTCATCGCCGAAGCGGCGATCTCGGGGCCGATCGCGCCAAGCCTGTTGAGTGGCCGCCTCGCGGTCCTCCGCAGCGAGGATGATGGCTGGTTCGAGAATGATTTTGACGGCGCGCAGTTCGGCGCAAGCGAAACCAACGCCTGGCGCGGGTCGTTGCGACTGACGCCGAATCCGGACCTCGAGTTTCTTCTGCGATTGGAGCAAGGCTATTCCGATGGCGATGGACCGATCGGCCAGAACCACGCGCTCTTCTCGCGCCACAGTTTCGATTTTTCGATCAACAATCCGGGCTATGCCGGCACGGATTGGGAGCAGGCGACGCTCGAAACGAATTGGAGCGTCGGCTTCGGCGATGGCGTCATTACAAACATCACGGGTTGGCGCTCGGTTGAAGTGCCCTGGGCGGCAGATATCGATTCAACGCCCGCGTTCGTGTTCCACACGCGCGTTCTGAACGAGCAAAGCCAATTCAGCGAAGAATTGCGCTACGCCGGCACGTTCGGCGCGCTCGGTGTGACGGCAGGTTTGTACTATCTCGAACAAGACCTCCTCTACATCGACGAACGCAATTTCTCGCCGGCGTTTCGCCGTACTGGCGGCGGGCAGGGGCATTTCAACACGTGGGCCGCCTTCGCCAACACCGATTGGCAGGCGACGGACACGGTGACCTTGAGTGCGGGTTTGCGATACACGCGCGAAGAGAAAGATTCCAATATCTCGCGCGTGCGCCGGGCAATAGATGATCTCGATGGGCCAGCCGTCAATGTGCCGGGCGAAGGCGTTGCTGGCGGCGACATCGACGCACGCACGCTCAACTTTTCCGATGCGCCGTTTCGGCAAGAATGGGACGATCTGTCACCGCGCGTGGGCGTCCAATGGCGCCCAAGCGCGGACACCAATCTTTACGCCAGCTGGGCGCGTGCGTTTCGTGGCGGTGGCGCGAACTTTCGCACGTCGTCGCTCGGCTTGGCGCCGCGCGCGTACGATCCAGAACAACAATCGACGTTTGAGATCGGCCTGAAGCAGGATTTCGCATCCGGCCGTGGCCGCGTGAACATGGCGTTGTTCCACAACAGCATCGAAAACATGCAGCGCGAAACAAATCTCGCCGATCCGATTTCCGGCGTGCAGCAAGTGGTGCTGAACGCTGGCGACGCCATCATTTACGGCGGTGAGATCGAAGCGCGCTTTGCGGTAACGGAGCGTTTCACCGCATCGGCGCACGCTGGATACGTTCACGGGGCTTACGACACGGTGTCCGCCGACCTTAACGGCGACGGGCTCGTTAATCCCGCCGACCTTGCGCTCGAAATTCCGCGGCTAGCCCCGTGGAGCTATGGCGTTGAGTTTGCTTACGACCATCCGGTCGCGGGTGGCGCGGTCTCGGCGCGTCTGGCTTACAATCATCGCGACCCGGCGTTTTACAACGACACCAATTTCGGCCGCTTGGCGGAGGTTGACGTCATCGACGCAAACCTCAGCTATTCGCCTGAGGGCGCGCGTTGGTCGTTCGCCGTATATGGCGAGAACCTCACGGACGATCCCACCTGGGGCGGCGACACGACATTGCCTTCGACCGCGGCCTTCGGCTTTTCGGGTGGAGCGCGGCCGACGTTCTCGCCGCTCAACAAAGGCCGCGTGATCGGCGCTGAGGTGCGCGTTCGCTACTAGCGCGCTGCGCGGGCGGCGCTACAACGCGGCCATGAGCGGAGCGAAGGTGACGGCGCAAAAGCTGGACTTCGATGAGCTGCGCGCGCGCTTCTTCGAGGCGGCGCCCGGTCTGTTCGCTGGCGCGGCGTTTATTGCCGGCGCCTTCACGCTCATCGCCGTGGCGACCCCAGCGCTGCCGCATGCAAGCGGCCTCGATGCAGTCGAGCGTTTTGTTGAGGAGCTGCCCGAACTCACCGCGAGCATCGGCGGCGTCGTGCTGATGGCGCTGGCCACGGGCTTGGCGCGTCGTGTCGATGCGGCGTGGGCGGCCACGACGACGTTGCTGGGCGCGACCTGCCTCTACGCGCTGTTTCGGCATGGCGACATAGGCGCCGCGTTTGCCGCTGGCGCGTCAGCGGTGTTGCTTGCCCTGTCGCGACGCGCGTTCTACCGGCACTCGCGGCTCGTAGATTTTGCGCCAGATCCACGTGTGGCTCTCGCCATCGCCGCGGCGCTTGGCGTCGCCATGATGGGCGCGTTTCTGTGGGCGGGCGCGCGGCCTGGTTTTGCGGACGCGCCGTGGTGGGCGCTGCTGACGAACGGCCATTTTGGCCGACCCGGACGCGCCGTGGCGGTGGGCGTGGCGGTGTTCGTCGGGCTTGTCGTGCAACGCTATCTGCTCACGCGACGCGTCGGGGCGCCCGCTATCGCCGGCGACAGCGATCTAGCGCGCGCGGAAGCACTAATCGCGGCGACGCCCGATGCATTGCCGGACGCGCAATTGGCGTTCACCGGCGATAAAAGCTTCTTGTTCGCGCCGGGCGCGTTCCTGATGACGGCGAAGAGCGGCGCAAGCCTGATAGCGATGGGCGGGCCGGTCGGCGCGCGCGCGTCTTGGCGCGGCGCGTTGGGCGCACTGCGGGCGGAAGCCGAGCGGCTGTCATTGCGCCCCGTTGTGTATGCCGCGACGCCCGATTTGCTTCCTGATCTGTTGGAGCTTGGCTTTCGTGTGGAGAAGGTGGGCGAGAACGCCATCGTTGATGTGCGCGGCTTTTCGCTCGCCGGGTCGGCTCGGCAAAAATTACGCTCGGCTAGGCGAAAGTTCGTGGAACGCGAAGGCGCGGTGTTTGAAGTGCTTGCGCCGCCGCACGATGCGGCTCTGTGGGGAGAGCTGCGGCAGATATCGGATGTTTGGCTCGCCAATCACGGCGGCAAGGAAAAGTCCTTTTCGCTTGGTGCGTTCGACCCGGCCTATCTTGCGCGCCATCACATAGCCGTGGTGCGTCAAGCCGGCCAGATCGTAGCGTTCGCAAACATCTGGACCAACGCCAGCGGCCAACGTGCGACGCTTGATCTGATGCGCTTTCATCCCGATCGCGTCGCCAATGGCGTGATGGATTTTCTGTTCACGGAGATTATTTTGTGGGCGCAAGCGAGCGGCTTTGAAAGTTTCGATCTCGGCATGGCTCCGTTGGCGGGATTGGCGTCGGATCAATACGCTTCGTTGTTTGCACGCGTGGGGCGGCTCGTCCGCCAGTACGGTGAAAGCTTTTACGGCTTTGAGGGCTTGCGCGCCTTCAAGGACAAGTTCGGCCCGCGCTGGGAGCCGCGCTACATAGCGGCGCCGGGCGCATGGAATTTGCCAATCGTGCTGGCCGAAGCGGCAATGCTCACGAGCGCGGAGCCAAAGCCCGCGCGGCGGCCGCAAGGCGAACTCTAGTCCGGCTGCGCCCGCGCTTCGCATCCGTTGCCGGCATAGCGCGCATCCACACAAGGAAGCGATGGCGCAGGAGGGGCGGATGCTGAAGCGTGCTTTTGGATTGGCGTGCCTGGTTCTATCGGCGTGCGCAACGGCTCCGGAACCTGGCGCGGCGGCGCACTGGCAGGCGCTTACGCGCATGGATGTCGACGCCGCCTACCAGCAATTGCTTGAAGATCATCCCGCGACGTCCCGCACTCTGAACGACACCGAATTCCGGGCGCGCCTCGACGCCGGCCACACGCTCGCGCTGAGGCGCGCCGTGCAGGTGACCAATTTCGACGGCTACGCGGCGACCTTGTCGGGGCTCGCGTGGTCTGTGGGAGACAAGCACGTCTATTCGCGACCGCTGGTGCAGTCGGACGCTGTGCAATGGGCGGGTATCGTCATCGGCCGCCGCGGGGAGCACTATGTGGTCGTCGAGCACGAGGCCGGTAGCGCGCCCTCGCTGGTTGGCGCGCGTCTGCTGTCCTGCGACGGCGTTCTGGTCGACACGTTCGCGCGGGACAAGCTTGGCGGTTTCCGCGCCGTCTGGTCGATCGAGGCGCAGCGCATCCAGACCGCGCCGTTTTTGCTGATTGATGACGGCAATCCGTTCGTGTTGCGTCCGGACGCCTGCGTGTTTGAGCGAAATGGCGAAACGATGGAAACACCGCTCAGTTGGCGACGCATCACGCGCGCCGATCTG
This window of the alpha proteobacterium U9-1i genome carries:
- a CDS encoding transcription antitermination protein NusG encodes the protein MTTTRWYIVHAYSNFEQKVAEAIRDQASRQGLEAQFEDIQVPTEEVTEVVRGVKKIRQNRHFPGYVLVKMEMSDEAYHLVKNTPKVTGFLGAQNKPQPVSDKEVQRILGHVAEQGAQKPRQLIHYEVGERVRVSDGPFQSFEGTVSEVDEDSGRLKVAVMIFGRETPVDLEYAQVEKLR
- a CDS encoding metallo-beta-lactamase precursor, with amino-acid sequence MARTLFACLVLTVGLAACAPSMAARTYSFVMQDNIRRAPFEMAPGLFYVGASDIAVFAIETADGLVLIDGGYAETAPQVVANLRTLGFEPSDVRLLLNTHAHFDHAAGLRALKDATGAELYASPLDARLLEGGGSGDFFFGGAFTYDAVDVDRRLRDGEAISHGGVNFTPHFTPGHTQGCTSWSFPVQVDGQTRQALVICSLSRLLYPLVDNERYPHIASDFRGSFATLRGLRCDVFLGTHGNFFNLSGKRRRMRAGAPNPFVDPAGCAAFIDRAGRRFERALARQLR
- a CDS encoding hypothetical protein (outer membrane receptor proteins, mostly Fe transport) — its product is MMKLSTVIALAFALAAGEAYAQGAGSDEIIVTATKRGEARAQDLPLAMNAFGESELARRNVEDLQSLSYTLPNVQFEDIGTARGIANFAVRGVGVNSSIASVDPAVGLFVDGIYYGVNAGAITDGFDVEAIEVLRGPQGTLYGRNVTGGAVLVRTLAPTDVFEARARLAAETGLNVIAEAAISGPIAPSLLSGRLAVLRSEDDGWFENDFDGAQFGASETNAWRGSLRLTPNPDLEFLLRLEQGYSDGDGPIGQNHALFSRHSFDFSINNPGYAGTDWEQATLETNWSVGFGDGVITNITGWRSVEVPWAADIDSTPAFVFHTRVLNEQSQFSEELRYAGTFGALGVTAGLYYLEQDLLYIDERNFSPAFRRTGGGQGHFNTWAAFANTDWQATDTVTLSAGLRYTREEKDSNISRVRRAIDDLDGPAVNVPGEGVAGGDIDARTLNFSDAPFRQEWDDLSPRVGVQWRPSADTNLYASWARAFRGGGANFRTSSLGLAPRAYDPEQQSTFEIGLKQDFASGRGRVNMALFHNSIENMQRETNLADPISGVQQVVLNAGDAIIYGGEIEARFAVTERFTASAHAGYVHGAYDTVSADLNGDGLVNPADLALEIPRLAPWSYGVEFAYDHPVAGGAVSARLAYNHRDPAFYNDTNFGRLAEVDVIDANLSYSPEGARWSFAVYGENLTDDPTWGGDTTLPSTAAFGFSGGARPTFSPLNKGRVIGAEVRVRY
- a CDS encoding preprotein translocase subunit SecE (TC 3.A.5.1.1), with protein sequence MTAHDDEIEPPKRRGGPFAFFGEVRAEGRKVTWATRQEVTVSTIMVLIMGIAAAIFFFLIDSLMRLIITWILQI
- a CDS encoding membrane protein; amino-acid sequence: MSGAKVTAQKLDFDELRARFFEAAPGLFAGAAFIAGAFTLIAVATPALPHASGLDAVERFVEELPELTASIGGVVLMALATGLARRVDAAWAATTTLLGATCLYALFRHGDIGAAFAAGASAVLLALSRRAFYRHSRLVDFAPDPRVALAIAAALGVAMMGAFLWAGARPGFADAPWWALLTNGHFGRPGRAVAVGVAVFVGLVVQRYLLTRRVGAPAIAGDSDLARAEALIAATPDALPDAQLAFTGDKSFLFAPGAFLMTAKSGASLIAMGGPVGARASWRGALGALRAEAERLSLRPVVYAATPDLLPDLLELGFRVEKVGENAIVDVRGFSLAGSARQKLRSARRKFVEREGAVFEVLAPPHDAALWGELRQISDVWLANHGGKEKSFSLGAFDPAYLARHHIAVVRQAGQIVAFANIWTNASGQRATLDLMRFHPDRVANGVMDFLFTEIILWAQASGFESFDLGMAPLAGLASDQYASLFARVGRLVRQYGESFYGFEGLRAFKDKFGPRWEPRYIAAPGAWNLPIVLAEAAMLTSAEPKPARRPQGEL